Part of the Zingiber officinale cultivar Zhangliang chromosome 8A, Zo_v1.1, whole genome shotgun sequence genome, taggtttaaccaaaaggaacaatcgaatcacaaattcgaaaaacaaaaaaacacaaactcgaatcacaaattcgaaacctagaattatatgcctcttgtgtttggaattcatacaaagaaaaactaaattgatgcagaaaacaattactagttatacatttctttgtaagcaacaacctcttgatcttctaccgtattccttttcttatctcggacgttgtgtgggcaacgatctaccaagatgagaactacccaaacccttcttcttcctccttgcaagtttcggccaagcactcctccttgagatgaagagttttggccaccaccaccaagctccaagggatgctagaaataaaacctcctttttctccttcttctccaagttagaactggccaccaacaagagctccaagagaggaatgaaaccgaccactaaagaagaagagaagaggagaagagcaaggtctAGGGCCGGAAGGATtaggtcttggcaaataagggaaatttaaataaaaacttccttattttctttgccatgaaaagtaagttttaattaattaaaactaatttccttttcttaaatccacatggctggccacctcatagctccaagcaaggaaagttttaacacaagaatttaaactttctaatttgtttccggaaatttttaataaaaatttctctaatattttcccttcatggttggttataaaaggaaattttataaattaaaatctctctattaaaatatgtggatgatttccaaaaagaaaagttttctctaaaattaaaattatcctttcaatctataaacaaagaaagatatcaaatcttttcttaattttttgtagaaacttataaaaggaaatatttaattttaaaactctctttttaaatcatgaacatggttacaaaaaaagaaaagttttatcaaaaattaaaatatttcttttaactacaaataaggaaagatatcaaatcttttacttaatcttttgtagaaagctataaaaggaaagatttaaatttaaactctcttttaaaatcatggcttccatataaggaaagattttaaataaaatcccttttattttatatgtggtcggccacacctagcttgggctccaagctaaggccgaccactaatcttggctcaatcccttggttttggccggccctagcttgggctccaagcttgcttggccggccacctaagggtgggtaggaagtgggtatgtggtggatataattctctatatacaagaggctatgatagggaccgagaggaggaattggttttgatctcccgatgaaattaagcttcccgtgttcgccccgaacacccaacttaatttcatcaataataatttatagcactaaagaattattattgaacaaccgcaccaatcctaaattatattttgggctcattcttattatgagtgtgttaggctccctgtgtttaagatatcgaatgtccactaattaaatgagttactgacaactctctctttaattaatatcttagttcaaaagtagtaccactcaaccttatcgtcatgtcggactaagtccacttgcagggtttaacatgacaatccttatgagctcctcttggggacattatcaacctagattactaggacacagtttccttctataatcaacaacacacactataaataatatcatttctcaacttattgaacctattgatttattgaactaaatcgcaccctttgataagttaaaaaaataaatactagatatatgtatttATTGAACACACATTTATAAAAGTAATTATAtccttataatttaattttttttttataatagtaagaggaaaaaaatataatgaattaatgtagaaaataattatatatgtttTCGAGGTCGGCTATTAATTATTGATGAATTAAATAGATGGTGTATACAgggagaaaaatatatataaacggataaaaaatatatagaagTATCTAGTGATAGTGCCCTTCGTCACTCGCTTAGATATGTGATTGATGTCGATTTATCGGTGCGTCCGTTCTCGATGTCTTGCAAAATAAAACTTGTTAGCTGATTGTGGACATTGTTAGTATTACCCTCTTTGATGATCAAGTCGGTGATGAATTAAGACGCGAGACTTGCACGAAtgcttgaaaaaaataaaagagctcgaagaagataaaaaatttatcgtaagaaaagaaaattatatctttatatatttttatgGAATCTTATATAATCGTGGACATGAAcgtatctaaaatttaaaatttagaggaaagtgaaaaaaaataattattatgtaATGTATTCGAAGGCTACGTAGTCGGGACGACGAAAATagacattttaaattatttaattttattttatttgtataattaagtattaatttttatatattattagattttatatataatttattgattttaattaGTAAATCAGAAGCCATGTTAGTTTAGATATCAATAAAATTAGCTAGATTTAGTTAGATATGAAAAAATAGAAATGAAcgtaaattattaataaatttaatattttttttttaaaaattatcctaaaatatattaaaaataaagatataattatcttttataattttttcatatttaaCTTTGATCAAATAatgttaaatattatttttaaaataaaaggggCAAAATgttatttgataaaaaaaataaaagaggattaaaaatataattttttttctaaaatataatattattttaattattttaataataatcctaaaaattagaaaaagTTCATTCTAGCCCGCTAATAGCCATTTTAACAATATTGATTTTATCCTATTTTATTTTACAGCAATTCACAGTTAAGTTTCTATAATTTAACATATTGCTTATATGGTACTTCAAAATGAGGAATTGGAACCTCTATGGTCTATTTCGTAAAAGTGAATTCTAGGGGTTGCAAATGAAAATTTCTCATCATCATGGAACTAACCGTATCCAAAACAGCGGTGGCAGTGAAACGACGATGGCTTTAGCGGCGGCGGCATCGCCGCCGGTCAACTCAAAGGCGATCCGCTCCGCTCCTCTCTTCCCTTTCTACCTCCGCCACAGCAAAAACACCTTGAGAGCGCAATTTGTCGAGGTCAAGAAGAAGACCACTGCTTTCGCTTCTTCCATCTCTTTCTCCCCCTTGCAATCCTCTCGTTCTCCTTCGCGCCCTCAGCTTCTACTAGATCTATGCGCCCAGGGCCACCTCGAAGAGGCCCTCCGCCTACTCCTCTCCGCGGAACCATCTGCCTTGCACTCTCTCTCCGATGGCATAGGCCTCCTCATCCAGGCCTGCGGCGCCCAGGGCGACCTCGACCTCGGCCGCTGCGTCCACGCCCTCCTAGACTCCTCCTCCGAACTCATCTCCAATTCTGTCCTCACCACTCGCCTTCTCACCATGTACTTCGCCTGCGGCGCCCCCGCCGACGCCCGTCGGCTCTTCGATTCCCTCGCAAAAAGGAACCTTTTTCAATGGAACGCCTTGATCAGCGGATACACGCGCTGCGACCTTTTCCCTGAAGCTCTCGACGCCTTCCTGCAGTTGATGTCCGTGGCCGAGCTCCAACCCGACAATTTCACCATCCCCTGCGTCGTCAAGTCTTGCGCCGGGCTGATGGATGAGTCGGCCGGGAAATCCATACATGGAGTGGCCGTGAAGCTTGGATTGGCTTCTGATACTTTCGTCAACAATTCTCTGATTTCGATGTATGGCAAATGCGGCCGCGTCGATGGTGCCTCTCATGTGTTCGATACGATGCCGGCGAGAAACTTGGTTTCCTGGAACTCAATGATTTCTGTGTTTTCTGACAATTTGTTACTGGAAGATGGATTCAGCTTGTTCACGGAGATGTTGTTGGTCGTCGCCGATGATAACTTCAAACCGGATGATGCCACGATCGTTACAGTACTTCCTATGTGCGCGGTAGAAGGATGGCTCGAGATGGGAAGAGTTCTTCATGGATTGACAGTGAAACTGGATTTAGTTCATGAACTCAGAGTGAGCAATGCTTTGGTTGATATGTATGCAAAGTGTGATTGTTTACCAGATGCGCAAAAGCTCTTCGATAACAACCTCAACAGGAATGTTGTGTCATGGAACACGATGATCTGTGGCTTGTCAAGGAATGGAGATGTCAAGAGGACCTTTGATCTTCTCCACCAAATGCAAGATAAAGGATTCAACGCCGATGAAGTGACTGTGTTGAATGTCTTGCCGGCTTGTTCATCGTCATCAGAATTACGAGCTGTGAAGGAAGTCCATGCTCATGTGATCAGAAATGAACTGCACAGCAATGAATTGGTTCCAAATGCTCTGATGGCAGCTTATGCAAAATGTGGATCTCTAAACTATGCAGATAATGTCTTCGAAAGAGTGAAGATCAAGACTGTTGGCTCATGGAATGCAATTATAGGAGGTTATGCACAGAACGCTGATGCTAACAAAGCCATCCAATTATTCCTTCGGATGTCGTCTTCCGGCATACAGTCTGATTGGTTTACCATAGGAAGCATGTTGCTTGCTTGTGCTAATCTTCAGGATCTTCCTGATGGAAAGTCCCTCCATGGTTATGTCCTGAGGAATGGCTTGGAGAAGGATTCATTCATTTTGATCTCACTTATCTCAGTTTACATCCAATGTGGACGAGCAACTGAAGCGAGGTTTTTGTTTGACGGCACGGAGGTTAAGGATTCTGTCTCGTGGAATGCCATGCTTGCTGGCTACTGTCAGAATGGACTTCCATTGGAATGCCTCGAGCTTTTTCGCCAAATGCAGCATGACAGACATGGACCTACAATTTTCGCAACCACCAGTGCCTTCACGGCTTGCTCTGAACTATCCGCCTTGCGGTTAGGGCAAGAGGCACATTGCTATGCACTGAAGAATGGCTTTGCAGAGGATACCTTCCTTAGCAGTTCAGTAATCGATATGTATGCGAAATGTGGTGCCGTGGAGCAAGCCCGGACCTTCTTTGGCAACATGAAGAACAAAGATGTGGTCTCATGGACTGTGATGATCACCGGATACGCAATCAATGGACTCGGGCATGAAGCAATACAACTATACAAAATGATGGAAGCACAAGGGTTGAAGCCTGATGCATTCACCTATGTCGGCATTTTAATGGCATGCAATCATACAGGTTTGGTGGAAGAAGGATTGGGCTACTTCGAGGAGATGAAAAACAAGCACGGTATCGATCCAAAGTTGGAACACTATGCGTGTGTTGCAGACATGCTTGGGCGCGTAGGGAAGTTGGTGGAAGCATTAACAATCATCGAAGAGATGCCCGAAGAACCTGATGGCAGAATCTGGAGTGCATTGCTTGCAGCGTGCAGAACTCATGGTGATATATGTTTGGGGGAGAAAGTTGCTGAGAAACTGTTAGAGTTGGAGCCTCAGAGATCTGAGCATTATGTTTTGGCGTCGAACCTCTTCGCAAGCCAAGAGAGGTGGGATTGCGTTCGAAGAATTAGACACCGAATGAAAGAGATGGACCTCTACAAGGACCCTGGTTTTAGTTGGATCGATGTGGGTGGTCGAGTTTACAACTTTGTTTCGGGTGATAATCAACTTCCAGAATCCGATGAAATTCATAGAATGTGGTGTGTTCTCGAGGAGAAGTTGAGGAGAATTGGATATGTTCCCGACACTAGTGTAGTGTTACATGAGTTGAATGAGGAGGAGAAGCTTAAGATTTTGCAAGGCCATAGCGAGAAACAAGCGATAGCTTTCGGGCTGTTGAAGATGAACGGAAACACGAAAATTAGGGTGTGCAAGAACATAAGGATATGCAGAGACTGCCATAACGCAGCCAAGTTGCTTTCGAAAGTGGTAGAGCGGGAAATTATCGTGAGAGACAATAAGAGGTTCCATCATTTTAGAGATGGTTCATGTTCTTGCAAAGATTTTTGGTAATTGTACCCAGTCAAATTCTCCTTTTAATATTAAAAGTTAATgacaatttaaaattttcatataaaATTGGTAATTAACtcgagaaaaataaataatgaaaatgaGAGCTTACCAACCAGTTTGGTAGATCTGTGATCGAATCTTTACAAAATCTCTGCATTATTTAAGTGAATCAGGAAGAGAAGGACAACTCCTAATCTGAATCTGCCAATCCTACCAAAGGTTAAGAATTACACTGACtaaaaagtaaatttttttattcttagGGTATCGGCTCGATAGGGACCGGTGGAATTGGAAGGCGATTAAAGTGGACTCTTGAATTGAACCAAAGCATTCATCAAACTATCTCAACTTCCCACAACCACTTCTTCACTCTGAAATGGGTACAACAACTACTCGCCATTTCAATATCAAGCTGACACAATCCAACCAAAATCTACATTAGTAGAAGCCACTCTTCCACACTTACTGAACTACTGCTTCCTACTGCTTCCGCCCAGGTGTTTACTTGGAAAGAAAATAGAGTTTTAGGTGATCTTACCAAGTGAAATGATAGGAGTAGACACTGCCAAAGAGGCCAGAGACCAAGGCTCcacatgcttattaaaataagaGATCCCACCGTCAATGTGTCTCCAATCTGCATAAGGTTAAATCAATAAAGAAGTCATAGTGCAATCACCTCAGAAGGCAAAGAACCCATGTGACAATGGACAATAAGCTtgaataattgaaaaaaaaagaatatagtACTGAAACAATTGCATGCAAGCAATCACATGATAGCCAACGTCCAAAACACCTCTCAATTAGCGTGCACTTGTACATTGAATCACCAATTCCCATCAGTTCTTTCTTCATGCTTCACTTTAGCCTTGTTTTTTTTATGCAGTGAGATCTAAAGCTTGTTCACCATATCCCTGCTATCAGTAGTTATTTCTATGTTTCCAAATGAACCCATAGCTGAAGACAGATCTCTGAAGTTACTGCTGCCCTCGATGCAATTCTGGGTCCTTCTTGGCAGCCTGTGAGTCGAGACGTCGCCATGCTCTTCGCCATCCTTGGCATTGGCGATGACCAGCTTTGAGATGCTGGTGCGGCAAAAGGGGCAGGCAGGTGATGGCAAGCACAAGGTTGTGGGGTTGGGCTTGCTATGGCAGCACAAGGCAAGAACGCAATGGGCACACATCTGATGCTTGCAGTCTTGGACCTCCATGGTGCAAGCTCTGTCGAAGCAGATGGAGCACAGCTTCGCATCGCCATCCTGCAAAAGCTTTCCTTTGCATGAGAGATACAAAATATAAAGAATATGGACCTCCATGGAAGCACTACAATGATGTACAACATCATGGTAGGTTGAAATCCCAGTACAAAAATACAAAGGAAATATGGGGATAAATAAAATACAGTACCTCTGAAATATCATCATCAGATGCTATATCTGAACGAGCAAGAGATGTCAAAGATTGATTTGCTGCTTTCAGGATCTTTAGCTCTCTTTGTCTGTTACCCTCCACCAGAGCTGCCTCCAGTAGAGCTTTGGCCTCTAGATTAAGTTCGCTAATGAACTTCAATGAAGAGGGCCAAACCAGAGGATCTGCTGCAGACGGGTCAAGTAGAGCTGCGCATGTTGCATGATTCTGCTTCAGTGCAACCTCGTACGGTAGCCTCCTGCAGATCCAATTGCCAAATTATCATATCAGATGAGGGATGAACACTGGATATATGAACTGCATTAAGTAAAAATTCAACCATAAATTGATAAATGTTCTAACCATACAAGATAAACAAAGCCTAATCCTGAATCAGAAACAATGAGGAAGATGTTCTAACCCAGATGCATCTCTCTGAAGCCGATCAGCACC contains:
- the LOC122009648 gene encoding pentatricopeptide repeat-containing protein At1g18485-like, which translates into the protein MALAAAASPPVNSKAIRSAPLFPFYLRHSKNTLRAQFVEVKKKTTAFASSISFSPLQSSRSPSRPQLLLDLCAQGHLEEALRLLLSAEPSALHSLSDGIGLLIQACGAQGDLDLGRCVHALLDSSSELISNSVLTTRLLTMYFACGAPADARRLFDSLAKRNLFQWNALISGYTRCDLFPEALDAFLQLMSVAELQPDNFTIPCVVKSCAGLMDESAGKSIHGVAVKLGLASDTFVNNSLISMYGKCGRVDGASHVFDTMPARNLVSWNSMISVFSDNLLLEDGFSLFTEMLLVVADDNFKPDDATIVTVLPMCAVEGWLEMGRVLHGLTVKLDLVHELRVSNALVDMYAKCDCLPDAQKLFDNNLNRNVVSWNTMICGLSRNGDVKRTFDLLHQMQDKGFNADEVTVLNVLPACSSSSELRAVKEVHAHVIRNELHSNELVPNALMAAYAKCGSLNYADNVFERVKIKTVGSWNAIIGGYAQNADANKAIQLFLRMSSSGIQSDWFTIGSMLLACANLQDLPDGKSLHGYVLRNGLEKDSFILISLISVYIQCGRATEARFLFDGTEVKDSVSWNAMLAGYCQNGLPLECLELFRQMQHDRHGPTIFATTSAFTACSELSALRLGQEAHCYALKNGFAEDTFLSSSVIDMYAKCGAVEQARTFFGNMKNKDVVSWTVMITGYAINGLGHEAIQLYKMMEAQGLKPDAFTYVGILMACNHTGLVEEGLGYFEEMKNKHGIDPKLEHYACVADMLGRVGKLVEALTIIEEMPEEPDGRIWSALLAACRTHGDICLGEKVAEKLLELEPQRSEHYVLASNLFASQERWDCVRRIRHRMKEMDLYKDPGFSWIDVGGRVYNFVSGDNQLPESDEIHRMWCVLEEKLRRIGYVPDTSVVLHELNEEEKLKILQGHSEKQAIAFGLLKMNGNTKIRVCKNIRICRDCHNAAKLLSKVVEREIIVRDNKRFHHFRDGSCSCKDFW
- the LOC122009649 gene encoding E3 ubiquitin-protein ligase XB3-like, which encodes MGQGVSCASSSYEHEFFTAVQAGDLAAVDCALSDDPSLLLRTTIYDRLSALHIAAANGRVEVLSLLLDRSASPDVANRDKQTPLMLAAMHGKIECLQKLLDSGANILMFDSGHGRTCLHYAAYYGHSDCLQSILLAAKSAPVAGSWGFARFVNLRDGSGATPLHLASRQRRPNCVHTLLDSGALVGSSTGRYGFLGSTPLHLAARGGSLDCIRELLARGADRLQRDASGRLPYEVALKQNHATCAALLDPSAADPLVWPSSLKFISELNLEAKALLEAALVEGNRQRELKILKAANQSLTSLARSDIASDDDISEDGDAKLCSICFDRACTMEVQDCKHQMCAHCVLALCCHSKPNPTTLCLPSPACPFCRTSISKLVIANAKDGEEHGDVSTHRLPRRTQNCIEGSSNFRDLSSAMGSFGNIEITTDSRDMVNKL